ACTCTGTTCAATCTGTAACTAACAAAATGTATCACATTAATAatcataaatatgtttttgtgactGATGATTTCTCTGCTTACACTTCTGAGACGGATATGAGCTCCGTCTTCATGTAGCCGGTCCTCTCTGGGTTCTCGCAGTCCATGGGCTCCGAAGCTGGAAGTCAGTTAAACACagattaaactttaaaaatTTGAAagttttgtataaaaatgttACACATATTGTTACTGGgtaaattaaacaaacagtgtgtAAAGTAATCAGTTGGGTGGAgtttggcagtggtggaaaaagtgttcagatcctttactagtaaaagtagtgataccacactataaaaatactgaatagGTACTGAAGTATTGACAGCAAAATTTACTGAAAGTATCAAAATTATGCAGAAAATCTAAAGTGTTTGATGGTgtttttttatactgtatataatatattgtgAATGTGGTGGCAGTAGGGAGATTTGtgtttgtaatttaaataaataagttgcaaaaataaatgctctagaaatgaatgtctgtagctTGGAACAAGGAAGAATAAGAATactataatacaataatacttaagtaaataagttcatttgcataaaaaaaaaaagcttcagtaGCTTCAGTATtcaaatgtagtaaatgtaccACTGGATTTTAGTGACTTACTCTCTGTGGGTTTGGGGTAGTACTTCCCGAAGGCCTTGTCTTTTGGGATGTTGGGGTAGAGGAAGCGGAGCGGGTTCTCGGGGATGTTCTCGGCGGCCATCACCTTGTAGGTGCGGATGATGTCGGGCAGAGAGACGGCGGACAGCTCCTTCTTTGTGTACGGCTCCACAGAGTGGAAGAGCGGCTTGTCTGGTTTCAGAAAGAGATGCGTTAAAAACCTGCTCTTCAACTCAAACTTTAACCTTTAACCCCTATTGATTAGAAAAAGTTGATCATCATGGATGAGTAATATCCACCTTATGTTTCCCAACAGCATCTTTAAACCTCCTGTCTAGTCCCTATGTGTTGACTTCTGAccactattttgataatcaaatcaTCGTTTTATTCTTTTAAGCAAAAATTCAAAATCTTTGCTCACCGTGGACATCATGTTCGATCCAGGTGAAGGTGATAGctccctccctgctgctctcactGAACCGGAGCAGGAAGGTACCAGGACACTTGTCACTCAGCAGagccttctccctctccttacTGATGAAGCCCATGATggagctgcacacagacagaaaaacactcacacactgagaaaGGTTTACTCCTCTCCCTGTGGATGTTGTAGCACAATCACAACAGCGCTCACCCGTCGTTCCAGAGGGACAGCAGATGTCTTTTAATCACATCCAGGATTCCTTCGATCCACAGCCAGAAGGGAAAAGCTTTCTCATTGGCactctgctgcaggacaaaTGAAAAGGGGTTTAGTTTAGCAAAGATACAATGCAGACATGTAGcagaaagaataaaataagtataaaataaaatacaaacctGAAAAAATAAGATCATGTCGAATCATAAAAGTCCTCAGAGTTTactatatttttaattaaaaaccaGCTCACCTTGCAGAACTTGGTCCAGGGGATTTGTCCCTCTGGGTTCCTCTGGGCTTTGGCTCCTACAGAGAAACAGTCAGGGTTTACATTACACTTCATTTTATCATTAGTATGAGCTTTGGTTGAATCAAGCTGTGGATGTGTGGCTTTAGTTGGGTTTTTGGGTTTTACCGAGCAGTTTGTCAGCTAGCATGTTGAGCTGCTCCTGGTTCAGGCCTCGCTTGGTGACGGAGGAGAACTGCCAGCTGAGAACCTCGGACAGCTGAGACCACTTCGCCGGTGGAGGAGTGAGGAAGAACTTCAGAttctgaggatgaggagagaagaagaggaaacttAATTAATATGCATGTCAAACATTCCTGACAAGGATTTTTAAAGCCAATATTTGATAAAAATCGTATATTTCATGaagacaacataaacatttgtaGCAAGGACACCTTAATGTTGGTTATAAAAGAGCTAAaatctatttgtgtgtgtgtgtgtgtgtgtgtcctcacttTGGGCTCTGTGGTCAACATGTTGTACCAGAGGATGGAGGCCCAGCCGCTGGGCAGCTGACATACGTTAGAGATGACCACAACAGGCAGAGACATGgcctacaacaacaacaacaacaacaacaacaacaacctcacATCAAAATCCAGAGTAAATAAGAAGCCAGTCTTTCATTTTTCCCAGGAAGGGAAGACTGTAGAGTGTCCCAGTGAATAATCTCCGACAACATAGAGtatgtaatgtttgtgttgagTTTCTGTCGTCTGGTCTCACCTCCAGTTTGATGTTGAGTCCCGACTGGTTGAGTTGCAGCTCCGACTCAAAACTGAGCGAGTGAAGCTCCTCTGTGACGATCAGAGGAccctgaacaaacacacacacacacacacactcagctcacacaaaaaataaaaaacacacgaCAAAACTCGAGTTTTGTACGCAAAGTAATTATGCTTCTTTTAGACCTAAAATCGACAAAAAAATTTGTATTAGATAAAATTGTAAAGCTCTTCTGCAACACACATCATTAACTGAATACTTGAAAGTTGTTGATGATTAATAAGAGACTAGAAATAAGGTTTTTGTTTATAGAGAAATTAGTGTCTCATTGTCTCCATGCTCAATCTGCACGCTTTCATGTTAAGAGTAgatttaacattcatttttctcctcctcatttttattcttaatcTTCTTGCCCTCTAACCAGTGgtgtaaagtaactaagtacatttactcaagtactttacttaggtacagttttgaggtacttgagtatttatattccattttatgatacttctactccactaaatCTCAGAGGCAAATTTACTTTAACTTCACTGCATTAATCTGCCttctttagttacttttcagatgaagattttacataaaaaacagatATGACAAGTTATCTCAAGAttcattttcttgttattttcGGATACTTTGataaatatcttgttttgttttctcatgaaGACCAGAGCAAGTATTTCTCTTGACAACATCAGCAGGATCACTGAGGCTCTTACCTCATTTGTTCGGTTGCCGGCAACTTTCTGCTCTTTCAGTTGCTGCGTGGTGAACAAGAACAAGTTAGAGACACAGGTTTTTACAAGACTTTGTTTCACACGTTTCAACTTCAGCCAGTTTTTgatgtgtgtggtttttatttGAACGTTTTAACCCGCCAGCTGCATTCCTCATcaaaattacagttttataacatTTAAGTTTTCTAATCCCACTGTGAAATGATTTATCCACTAGCTAAATCTAAATAATCAAAAACTCTCAAAAATTAAAACCCACCACAATTGAATGCCTTATTTTAttgaacaataaaaatatatcaaagtacagtgcatccggaaagtattcacggcgcttcactttttccacattttgttatgttacacccttattccaaaatggattcaattaatttttttcctcaaaattctacacacaacaccccataatgacaatgtgaaaaaagtttttttttaatttttgcaaattcattaaaaataaaaaactaagaaatcacatgtacataagtattcacagcctttgccatgaagctcaaaattgagctcaggtgcatcctgtttccactgatcatccttgagatgtttctgcagcttaattggagtccacctgtggtaaattcagttgattggacatgatttggaaaggcacacacctgtctatataaggtcccacagttgacagtgcatgtcagagcacaaaccaagcatgaagtcaaaggaattgtctgtagacctccgagacaggattgtctcgaggcacaaatctggggaaggttacagaaaaatttctgctgctttgaaggtcccaatgagcacagtggcctccaccatccgtaagtggaagaagttcggaaccaccaggactcttcctagagctggccggccatctaaactgagtaatcgggggagaagggccttagtcagggaggtgaccaagaacccgatggtcactctgtcagagctccagagttcctctgtggagagaggagaaccttccagaaggacaaccatctctgcagcaatccaccaatcaggcctgtatggtagagtggccagacggaagccactccttagtaaaaggcacatagcagcccgcctggagtttgccaaaaggcacctgaaggactctcagaccatgagaaacaaaattctctggtctgatgagacaaagattgaactctttggtgtgaatgccaggtgtcacgtttggaggaaaccaggcaccgctcatcaccaggccaataccatccctacagtgaagcatggtggtggcagcatcatgctgtggggatgtttttcagcggcaggaactgggagactagtcaggatagagggaaagatgaatgcagcaaagtacagagacatcctggatgaaaacctgctccagagcgctcttgacctcagactggggcgacggtttatctttcagcaggacaacgaccctaagcacacagccaagatatcaaaggagtggcttcaggacaactctgtgaatgtccttgagtggcccagccagagcccagacttgaatccgattgaacatctctggagagatctgaaaattgctgtgcaccgacgcttcccatccaacctgatggagcttgagaggtgctgcaaagaggaatgggtgaaactgcccaaagataggtgtgccaagcttgtggcatcatattcaaaaagacttgaggctgtaattgctgccaaaggtgcatcaacaaagtattgagcaaaggctgtgaatacttatgtacatgtgatttctcaggttttttatttttaataaatttgcaaaaatctcaaataaacttttttcacgttgtcattatggggtgttgtgtgtagaattttgaggaaaaaaatgaatttaatccactttggtataaggctgcaacataacaaaatgtggaaaaagtgaagcgctgtgaatactttccggatgcactgtatctaAAGCGAAAAACACTCTTCTTACCAGATGTCTGAACTCGGCTGCCAGGCTGCCGTTCGACTCCTCCATGTTCATAACTTTGGTGTTtgtccccaaaatgttgaacttccGAAACCTGAGATTAGCCACGACATCGATAAGTCAATTAATTAGGTTAACAAtcatttattcaacattttcatatcaCTGTCCTAATTTATGtttacttaataataatactataagTGGAAGTATCCACAGTAGATGTAGTTGTGATAGTATTACTTGAGACAtacttgaatgtgtgtgtgtgtgtgtgtgtgtacatagtTTTGAGACGTaccctttcttctctgtaaCATCTCTGGAGGAAAAGTGAAGAGATTTATTTAACAACACGttcaaacacatgcaggtaTCAACAGTTTTAAGCAAGTAAATGAACCTTTGACCGCAGCTTACTTATCAAACACAGCCTTGACTTTCAGCTGGTAGTTAAACTCCTGCAGCTTCACCAGGAACCtgagagaacagaaacaaaaacaagatattcaactgaaacaggaaatgatgcagatctgcagaggaagagCGGGCTTGAAAACAAACCATACATTATTTAAGAAATAGGATGAAATGACTTCCTGTAATAACAGATATTGTCTCTGCACGTTGTTCTTGATGTTTTATTTgggtcatttttcacacaaaaacaggatAAATTCataacacaaagcagaaaaaagaaaaaaaaatttaagTTGAAGCTCAGTTTTGACatcagtaatgtgtttttttttgtttcttaccGGAGTTTCACAGTGAACTGGACACCTGTTTTCAGCACCAGGGGTCTCTGTGGGTGGGTGGGCATGCAGGGCTGCCTCTCTACAACCagagagctgcacacacacacacacacacacacacacacacacacacattattgtttCGTACATTTTGATTCCAAGACTActacagacaaaaaacattattttaaatatttattttttaatcaataataagGAGATGAATAACTTGCATGTAAGACGTTCCCTACTTGGAGAGGAGGTTCTTGAGGAGTTCCAGAGCTCGGGCCTCCAAGAAAGcctttttctgtgtgatggGGTCGCTGTCGTAGGTGAATTTCTGCTCCAACTCCTGCAGCTTCTTCAGGTGCTGACGAACCTGCTGGAGACTCTCTGCTACGGCTGTgaacctgcaggaggaggaagacgaggaagatgaagaggaggaggtagaggtggagggaggaggaggagtagaaatataggaggggggagaaagaagaggaaggaggagagaggaggagggaggaagagagagagagatgaggaggaggaggaaagaggagtaagtggatgaggaagatgaagaggagagaggatgaggaggaggagggaggaagaggagggggtggaggaaggaggaagagtaGAAATataagaggtggaggaggacgaggaaggaggagagaggaggaggggtatttgtttatttatctgttgttgttgttgtttgtttgattgttgttgttgttgttgttgttgttgttgtggacgCAGGAAGTCTCACCAGTTCTGCAGCTGGTCCACGCAGGCGTTGGGCGGCCCGCCGATGCAGGCGATCTGCTGCCGCTGCTTCCACTCGGGCAGCTCCTCAGAGATCAGGTCTGACAGCAACGCCTGACTGACGTTCAGGAGGTCGGTCAGCTGGATCACCACGTCCTGACAAACAGTGAGGACAGCATTTCACAAACAGCTCGttcatttcacatcatttcaCCAAACTTCTCAGTATCAACACGTCTCCGTCTGCTCACCTGTCGTTTGGCTTTCAGGTCAAAGCCCATCCTCCCAACtgtcatcctctctttctccagctccttTGGTGTCATGCCGTTCATTTCATTctctacagaaacacaaataaatcagAGTTTAGCTtgtcttagcttagcttaactaTCTTTTTCTATACTTTTTCTTACTGTAGAAGAAAACATATGACCGACCCCCCCAGGGAATCACAACttaacaaaacatcaaatatttacatgtaCACCAGTTTCTCCAATTTGTGAGACATTTTTCTCACCTCTGTTCTTCAGAGTGTTGATTTTAAAGTCGTACTCATCCTGCAGATCTTCTAGGTTCTTAATATTCTGATCCGCCATCTGAGGAAGAAGATTTAAAGATTGTACTAAAATCTGATCCTCAGGTGCATCAcatcaagaaaaagaaaagaccaGATTCCTGTGACGGAGTTCTTATTCCATTTCGTCTTACCTGGACTCTGTCTTTCATCTCCTTCACTTTGTTGTCCAGCTTCTGTTTCTCCACCACCATGGCCGACACCGTCACCTCACCCTCCTGCTGCAGACAGGAAGGGGACACTTTACTAATAAAGTTTTAGTAGAAAAAAAGCTTTGGGACAATTAGTTGTGTTGAGTGTTAATTTATCATGCACATTTTACATGGtctgctgacctgctgtgcactgatTAAAAGTAGATAATTTGTTAAAATCAATTAACTCGAAGTGTACCAATTGaacatattatatttatatttagtgcagtaaagcaataaaaaaggtgttttggctttgaatatttcactcgttataaaacaattaaaacatttacagtcagtGGATTGTATTCCACTACAGTGACTCTATTctaagacattttttaaaaagataaaagatgttCTGAGCTGCAGGTTTTACCTCGGCACTTTTCGCAGTGGCCAGGATCTTCTGCTCCTCCTTTAGGTTTCTGGAGATGATCATGGCCATGTGGACCGGATCTTCCTGGAACCGATCCTGGTGAGACAATCGCTCTACATTTAGAATTCATCACCAACTAAACTACTACGCATGACACAAAGAGATTAGTCTCTGGTCCAGCTGGGTCCAGGGTCTGACCTGCAGGTTCCTCTTAATCTTGCGGATGttgtgctgcagcaggaagttGTTCTCCAGGGCGAAGCGGCTGTGTTGGTCGTCCAGCTGAGCCAGGAGGTCGTGGAACCTGACGGTAGCCAGAGAGTCCTGAAACGCCACCGTGTCCCTTAAGATGGATAACTTCATTAATAAGAGAAAACCCAATTCTAAAGGGGTCACTGATAAGGTCTGATGtcaattaatttacatttatcTAATTATTAATGATTctatatttcaaataaatacaaatctttCTACTTTCTACACAACATTATGAAAAGCAACATCACCAGTGAAGAGCTGAAATAATAaatctattaatcatttatttgcttttcgTCATTTTTCAGGCAAAGACGCCGAAtattgtgataataataatgattatagattatcaaatgtgaggatttacttttactgcttttttctgatattaaagtaaaaagaaggtaatttaaatatcttaaataagttaaactgttggtttgacaagacaagacatttaaagatgtcaccttTGATTTTGAGAAATTGTAATGAGCAGTTTactcaccattttctgacattacaTAGACAATCAATTAACTAATAAATTGAAAAagattaatcaaaataaacagaaacccGTCACTCAAGTTTCCACACAGTGCAACAGTCAGTGTTTGTCGTCTTACCAGTCGATGCTCTCAATCCACCTGCTCAGGTACTGTCGGATGTCCATCGGGAACGAGTCATCGTACAGCTGGTCCACCTGCTCCAGGTACTTGCAGTCCAGCATCTGGAGCTGGCACCACTGCGCCATCTTCTGGTGAACAAGAGCAGCTTCATGAGGGTTCAGGGATCCAGCATTTACAAGATATAATAACTGTTTATAATTGAATGCAATTTCTTCTTCAAATTACAATGTGCAGTACTACTGTGGCTtcagtttcacacatttctcaacATGATTGTATTTCGAAATTGTGGTGTTGCAACTCCCTACTGCATTATGTTTTCCTCATCTAATTTACGCTTGCTTTGTTGTATTCTGTCCCTTCTTACCTCTGCAACCTTCCAGTGTTCCCACAGCAATCAATTAAGTTTCATCTAATCCCTAAAGTCATCTTAAAACCTTGAAAATATAAGAATAATGCAATAATTTAATCTGTTTCCCACCCTCCTTCCCCAGATGTGAAAAGGTCAGGGAGTTCTGGAACTTGAAGGAATCCAATGTTTTGCTCAAGTGCACTTCAGCAGAGTGAAAGGTTTAAATCCATCTCCTCTCTTTACTCAATACACCAAACCAGCTGCTTGTTTCGAGAAAGAAACTTGAAAATCAGAACTGCTGACTCGATAATTACTATGGGCCAAGTCCTTGCTCCTGCCTCACTTATTTCTGCTCACAGAAAAATTGTTAAATCAGTAACTAAAACCAAGAGGTTTGAGGATGTTAATTCAGGTTTAGATGAAAAGTCCAACATCTGAGACTTTAGAGTCGTGTGTTAAACATTTTGTGCTCTTTTAATGGAAAATCCAAAAAAGCAAGACAACTAATTGAAGAACATAGCCACCCTAAAAAAGAAAGACGTGGATTTGACCCATTCTTGCATTTGAAAAGATGAAGATATTTAGACAGATTAACTGCAACAGGTTCATAAAACTTCTTCAAAGCTTCTTCAACTAAACGAGAAAAATTAAGGTTATTGTTGCATCAAAccttattttgtattattcaacattttcaataactcaatgttattattattattattattattattattattattaatattcttattaatattattattattttcattataaggTGAATGTAGGAGGAGAGGTCCTCATAAGTTTCATTTCCCCCACTTGTGTCACTCTGCCTCCAGCAGAGTCTAAAAATATCCTCCAACAGAAATCTTCCTGGACTCACCTGGCTAGATGTCACCTGGCTAGTTTTCGCAAACCAAATTCGGTCAAGAAATGTGATTCTTTTAAGGATTTCTATATCGCCATAAATACCAGCGTCATAGAATAAAACATAACACTTTATCCAAATGGTTATTTTTCACTGGTGAATTCGGCCTACATGTAATTCACCTGGTgtaacatataaaatataattaattacGACATTTGAGACAGTTTGGCAGTTAATAACTAACGTTTCAGACTCCAAGTGGTGTGTGAATATTTTTCACTGCTGAATTCGGCCTACATGTAATTCACCAGGTGTAAcatacaaaatgtcatgacGACATGTGGGACAGTTAATAGCTAACGTTTCAGACTTCAAGTGGTGGGCGGTGACGGATTCCGTAAACGCCGATAAAAAGTGGAATTTTTATAGAAATAACTGCTGTTAGGTATAGCGCATATACAAGTGGAAGCTAGCGACGTATAACTGTCCTTTAATGCCTTTCTAAGAGTTGTTATTCGTTTTACGTTATCGACTAACGTCAGCAAAGACGAGTTcgactagctaacgttacttaATTTCGTAGGTTAGTTGGCTTATGTGTATCTCAATAAACGTGAGTGAACAGACagggctaacgttagctacataTCGTCACGGCGTGAAGAAGTAAGTTGTTAAACTTACCTTTTATTTTGAGGAAACGTGTGTAATTTCTGACAGAAATTAAGTTTTATTGCCGTACAGGTTTTTAGAAAACTGTGCAACGAATGTGCCAGCCTACTTCTGTAAATGAAGTGTGTCGAACAGAACGGAAACAGCTTCAGCCAATCACCGATTAGAATTTGTGACATGTGCCCGCCCTTTTACTtttgacagccaatcagaacgaTGGAAAACGGCTGTTCTGTCAGTTAGCATGCATTCCATAATAACgtttaaaacaaagtgtgtatATTGGTTTTCTTGTAAATTTAGCAGTATGAGATCAAGACTGAACACACGCTTTATTTTTTCATAGCCTCTAAAGGTGTCAAACTAtttgcaaaatatattttaaatgactAAAAGCAAAATAGTGTAGAGTTTTCGGGGGGGGGAAAGCCAATAAACATAAGAGCTTACAGTGACCACGTGttttcagagaaagagaaagtaacCCAGACACCCATAACTCTGAAACTAAAACCTATGATAGTTTATGATAAACATCAGTCTGCACATAGCTATGGTCATTTTATCGAAAATAAGATAATTTCCAAAACATATGATTTGAAAATAAGACTTTATTTAAGAACAAGAAATAAATGTtagataataaaaaacagatataAACACTTTTTCTACATGTGTCATGTCTTACTTCTGGAAACTTTTAATTggtcacaagataaatatgAGGAGTTTGCAAGATTATTAATAGGCTAGAAAAGTTAGCCTAAAACGTTAAGTTGTGTTATCTCTTGGGTCCTCACCTTCTATGCAAATAAGACAAAAATTTAGAGGTGAAAACTAACTCATAGACTTCTCACACTGTGATCATACTGTAATCCATGCATGTGAGTAATAATTCTTCAACTGACAAGTCATATGCATGTATTTGTCCAAATTTAGGCATTTATAGTACATGTATGATGattcatatacatatacagtgtacaCACCACCAGTAAACATGTCTTCTGACAGAAGCAAATATCTAAAGCACACAGGTGGAATGAATTCTgaccaatttaaaaatgtaacccCCTTTTAAAAGGTCATGTTCTTATTACCTCAATTTGAAAACAGAGCACACTGGCGCCATCTTGTGTCAGAaataagtaacattttaaaatatatatttaaagttgacattttacaaCTCCTGTGTAAAGCAGATTTCACACATCACTGATAGCAGATAACCATGGAGAAAGAAACATCCTTGAATGATGTCACATACAATTTGGCCTTTATTAGtgataatgtgacattttagtCGCATGTTAATGCAGGTAAATGCAAGAACGGCTGTTGGTGCTTTCAAAGACACAAAGATGCATCAAAGATAATCTAAGAGCTGTTTTTACTCtacagaattacattttcaagtgaGTGTGTTTACTTTCTGACTTCAGGCTTTGCACCATCCAAACAATATCCATCCAAATCCTCTTCTGTCATTACCTTTCTTTAAAGGCACTTATCCTCAAATTTCTTATGGTAACaattaaaaatctgaaaatatcaaaaatatcCACCATAACAtgttatttagtcattttaagTGGAATAATTCTACTTTTTTGCAATGAAGATCATAGTTTTTTTCCGTATTAATCTGCCTTATCTAAAGAAAACTGTCCCTTTGGAGagataaaaataatgaaacaattaaaaaaaggataACACTTTTTTGCAGGAAAGCTAACCCATGTGCACCAAATAACTTGGATGGACATTTCTCAGCAACATGTTCTGTCATGTGAAAAAAGTTCAACGTGATACTGTGTCACTCACGGACGTTCTGTTCCAACTGCAAAACAAAGACTTTTGGGTCAGAAACCCCTGTGAAGCACAACAACATCTGCACTCTGCTTCAAATCGAGATCAAACCTCCCTCTGAGAGTTCCTGCCCTCACACTGTAATTGGCTGATGGATCCAAAACTT
This genomic window from Enoplosus armatus isolate fEnoArm2 chromosome 24, fEnoArm2.hap1, whole genome shotgun sequence contains:
- the stat1a gene encoding signal transducer and activator of transcription 1a isoform X2, with amino-acid sequence MAQWCQLQMLDCKYLEQVDQLYDDSFPMDIRQYLSRWIESIDWDTVAFQDSLATVRFHDLLAQLDDQHSRFALENNFLLQHNIRKIKRNLQDRFQEDPVHMAMIISRNLKEEQKILATAKSAEQEGEVTVSAMVVEKQKLDNKVKEMKDRVQMADQNIKNLEDLQDEYDFKINTLKNRENEMNGMTPKELEKERMTVGRMGFDLKAKRQDVVIQLTDLLNVSQALLSDLISEELPEWKQRQQIACIGGPPNACVDQLQNWFTAVAESLQQVRQHLKKLQELEQKFTYDSDPITQKKAFLEARALELLKNLLSNSLVVERQPCMPTHPQRPLVLKTGVQFTVKLRFLVKLQEFNYQLKVKAVFDKDVTEKKGFRKFNILGTNTKVMNMEESNGSLAAEFRHLQLKEQKVAGNRTNEGPLIVTEELHSLSFESELQLNQSGLNIKLEAMSLPVVVISNVCQLPSGWASILWYNMLTTEPKNLKFFLTPPPAKWSQLSEVLSWQFSSVTKRGLNQEQLNMLADKLLGAKAQRNPEGQIPWTKFCKSANEKAFPFWLWIEGILDVIKRHLLSLWNDGSIMGFISKEREKALLSDKCPGTFLLRFSESSREGAITFTWIEHDVHDKPLFHSVEPYTKKELSAVSLPDIIRTYKVMAAENIPENPLRFLYPNIPKDKAFGKYYPKPTETSEPMDCENPERTGYMKTELISVSEVHPSRLQDNMMPMSPDDYKALSQYVSPRDIDAVTINLISGLGEFDVQVDAGLICCCTLNTGAYHYTNCCGFPSTDTIICSILHYST
- the stat1a gene encoding signal transducer and activator of transcription 1a isoform X4, giving the protein MAQWCQLQMLDCKYLEQVDQLYDDSFPMDIRQYLSRWIESIDWDTVAFQDSLATVRFHDLLAQLDDQHSRFALENNFLLQHNIRKIKRNLQDRFQEDPVHMAMIISRNLKEEQKILATAKSAEQEGEVTVSAMVVEKQKLDNKVKEMKDRVQMADQNIKNLEDLQDEYDFKINTLKNRENEMNGMTPKELEKERMTVGRMGFDLKAKRQDVVIQLTDLLNVSQALLSDLISEELPEWKQRQQIACIGGPPNACVDQLQNWFTAVAESLQQVRQHLKKLQELEQKFTYDSDPITQKKAFLEARALELLKNLLSNSLVVERQPCMPTHPQRPLVLKTGVQFTVKLRFLVKLQEFNYQLKVKAVFDKDVTEKKGFRKFNILGTNTKVMNMEESNGSLAAEFRHLQLKEQKVAGNRTNEGPLIVTEELHSLSFESELQLNQSGLNIKLEAMSLPVVVISNVCQLPSGWASILWYNMLTTEPKNLKFFLTPPPAKWSQLSEVLSWQFSSVTKRGLNQEQLNMLADKLLGAKAQRNPEGQIPWTKFCKQSANEKAFPFWLWIEGILDVIKRHLLSLWNDGSIMGFISKEREKALLSDKCPGTFLLRFSESSREGAITFTWIEHDVHDKPLFHSVEPYTKKELSAVSLPDIIRTYKVMAAENIPENPLRFLYPNIPKDKAFGKYYPKPTETSEPMDCENPERTGYMKTELISVSEVHPSRLQDNMMPMSPDDYKALSQYVSPRDIDAVMSAEFQDEN
- the stat1a gene encoding signal transducer and activator of transcription 1a isoform X3 translates to MAQWCQLQMLDCKYLEQVDQLYDDSFPMDIRQYLSRWIESIDWDTVAFQDSLATVRFHDLLAQLDDQHSRFALENNFLLQHNIRKIKRNLQDRFQEDPVHMAMIISRNLKEEQKILATAKSAEQEGEVTVSAMVVEKQKLDNKVKEMKDRVQMADQNIKNLEDLQDEYDFKINTLKNRENEMNGMTPKELEKERMTVGRMGFDLKAKRQDVVIQLTDLLNVSQALLSDLISEELPEWKQRQQIACIGGPPNACVDQLQNWFTAVAESLQQVRQHLKKLQELEQKFTYDSDPITQKKAFLEARALELLKNLLSNSLVVERQPCMPTHPQRPLVLKTGVQFTVKLRFLVKLQEFNYQLKVKAVFDKDVTEKKGFRKFNILGTNTKVMNMEESNGSLAAEFRHLQLKEQKVAGNRTNEGPLIVTEELHSLSFESELQLNQSGLNIKLEAMSLPVVVISNVCQLPSGWASILWYNMLTTEPKNLKFFLTPPPAKWSQLSEVLSWQFSSVTKRGLNQEQLNMLADKLLGAKAQRNPEGQIPWTKFCKSANEKAFPFWLWIEGILDVIKRHLLSLWNDGSIMGFISKEREKALLSDKCPGTFLLRFSESSREGAITFTWIEHDVHDKPLFHSVEPYTKKELSAVSLPDIIRTYKVMAAENIPENPLRFLYPNIPKDKAFGKYYPKPTETSEPMDCENPERTGYMKTELISVSEVHPSRLQDNMMPMSPDDYKALSQYVSPRDIDAVTINLISGLGEFDVQMSAEFQDEN
- the stat1a gene encoding signal transducer and activator of transcription 1a isoform X5, whose protein sequence is MAQWCQLQMLDCKYLEQVDQLYDDSFPMDIRQYLSRWIESIDWDTVAFQDSLATVRFHDLLAQLDDQHSRFALENNFLLQHNIRKIKRNLQDRFQEDPVHMAMIISRNLKEEQKILATAKSAEQEGEVTVSAMVVEKQKLDNKVKEMKDRVQMADQNIKNLEDLQDEYDFKINTLKNRENEMNGMTPKELEKERMTVGRMGFDLKAKRQDVVIQLTDLLNVSQALLSDLISEELPEWKQRQQIACIGGPPNACVDQLQNWFTAVAESLQQVRQHLKKLQELEQKFTYDSDPITQKKAFLEARALELLKNLLSNSLVVERQPCMPTHPQRPLVLKTGVQFTVKLRFLVKLQEFNYQLKVKAVFDKDVTEKKGFRKFNILGTNTKVMNMEESNGSLAAEFRHLQLKEQKVAGNRTNEGPLIVTEELHSLSFESELQLNQSGLNIKLEAMSLPVVVISNVCQLPSGWASILWYNMLTTEPKNLKFFLTPPPAKWSQLSEVLSWQFSSVTKRGLNQEQLNMLADKLLGAKAQRNPEGQIPWTKFCKSANEKAFPFWLWIEGILDVIKRHLLSLWNDGSIMGFISKEREKALLSDKCPGTFLLRFSESSREGAITFTWIEHDVHDKPLFHSVEPYTKKELSAVSLPDIIRTYKVMAAENIPENPLRFLYPNIPKDKAFGKYYPKPTETSEPMDCENPERTGYMKTELISVSEVHPSRLQDNMMPMSPDDYKALSQYVSPRDIDAVMSAEFQDEN